The Paenibacillus beijingensis nucleotide sequence GAAGGTTTTGGGGCGTTCCAGGATTTCGATATTAAACTCTTTCACATAGTTTAGTGCTGAAGATGAGGTATTGACTACCGTTTTTAAGCCGCCGTTTTTTAAGAGTTCCTTCAATTCCATCAGAATGATATACGGAACAACCGTCAATAGCTCATAATGCTTCTCGCGCCCTTGTTTCGAATAGCTTAGTTCTGAAAAAGACCCACCGGCGTTGTTGAACAAAATATCGATCCGCTGCTCTTTGTCTTTGATCTCTTCCAATGTCCTTCTCAAGCTGGCATAATCGGTGAGATCCGCTGTTTTATAAATACGAAGCCATCCGTTCATGACGGCTTTTTGGATTCTCATATCATCCGCCGGAAAATCGGAACGGTTCAATGCAACCACCTGCCAGTCCTCCGACAGCAACTTCCGGGTTAATTCCAACCCAATCCCGGCGCTTGCGCCCGTAACCAGTGCGATATTGTCGCGTTGGTTCGTATTCATTGTACGTCT carries:
- a CDS encoding SDR family NAD(P)-dependent oxidoreductase gives rise to the protein MNTNQRDNIALVTGASAGIGLELTRKLLSEDWQVVALNRSDFPADDMRIQKAVMNGWLRIYKTADLTDYASLRRTLEEIKDKEQRIDILFNNAGGSFSELSYSKQGREKHYELLTVVPYIILMELKELLKNGGLKTVVNTSSSALNYVKEFNIEILERPKTFRKLLGPYATSKLALSLWTQAIAPQLAKEGIKIRSVDPGGNNTLRKGKKSGLPIVVTLLMKLFFSPPTHGASQLYEGALGEHRNETGVFLLKGQTAELKFNDQSRDVLERINAIYEHEFLGAAKV